Genomic window (Kaistia defluvii):
GCGTCGCGCATGCCGCCGTCTCGGATACATACCGGCAGCTCAATCTGTTTGGCGACGTGTTCGAGCGGATCCGCTCGGACTATGTCGAGCAGCCGGATGACAGCTCGCTTATCGAGGCGGCGGTCAATGGCATGCTGACCTCGCTCGATCCCCATTCGAGCTACATGAACCCCAAAGACTTCAAGGACATGCAGGTCCAGACCCGCGGCGAGTTCGGCGGGCTTGGCATCGAAGTGACCATGGAGGACGGCGTGGTCAAGGTCGTGTCGCCGATCGACGACACGCCCGCAGCTAAGGCCGGCATCCTGGCCGGCGACCTGATCGTGGCGCTGGACGGCGAAGCCATCCAGAACATGAATCTGAACCAGGCTGTCGACAAGATGCGCGGCGCGGTCAACACGCCGATCACCGTGACCATCCAGCGCAAGGGCACCGAGAAGCCCTTCGACGTGAAGATCGTCCGCGACGTGATCCGCGTCCAGTCGGTCAAGTCTCGCGCTGAAGGCGACATCGGCTACCTGCGTATCTCCTCCTTCAACGAGCAGACCTTCGACGGCCTCAAGGCCGCGATCGACAAGCTCAAGGCGGATATCGGCAAGGACAAGATCAAGGGCTACATCCTCGATCTGCGCAACAATCCGGGCGGTCTGCTCGACCAGGCCGAATATGTCAGCGACGCCTTCCTCGAAAAGGGCGAGATCGTCTCGACGCGCGGCCGCCATGCCGACCAGAACATGCGCTACGACGCCCATCCGGGCGA
Coding sequences:
- a CDS encoding S41 family peptidase — translated: MIRNASLLLAGTIIGATAAVTLTQVPSLIPGVAHAAVSDTYRQLNLFGDVFERIRSDYVEQPDDSSLIEAAVNGMLTSLDPHSSYMNPKDFKDMQVQTRGEFGGLGIEVTMEDGVVKVVSPIDDTPAAKAGILAGDLIVALDGEAIQNMNLNQAVDKMRGAVNTPITVTIQRKGTEKPFDVKIVRDVIRVQSVKSRAEGDIGYLRISSFNEQTFDGLKAAIDKLKADIGKDKIKGYILDLRNNPGGLLDQAEYVSDAFLEKGEIVSTRGRHADQNMRYDAHPGDLTDGKPVIVLINGGSASASEIVAGALQDQKRATILGTRSFGKGSVQTIIPLGSNGAIRLTTARYYTPSGKSIQAKGIDPDIQVVQDLPPELKDKITDTKGEASLKGHLTNEGGGDEGTGSQAYVPPEAKDDKQLQQAIGLLDGKQANAAFPPNAAAAVPN